The following are encoded together in the Thalassomonas haliotis genome:
- the glnL gene encoding nitrogen regulation protein NR(II) codes for MHEICENQQQIDYQQLLPGQLVTAVVILDHKLTIQYANPAAEALLNRSLNKLTGLAFESVFSNTSIDNERLQQLMTTGQEFTDSDVLLHIAGSHQFTAEITVSAVEFDRQRHVLLEFKKIDQQKQISIEVFQQQQWESARDLIRGLAHEIKNPLGGLRGAAQLLHKELSSGQQEYTTMIIEQADRLTNLVDRLLGPNQLPNMTKQNIHLVLEKVNQLVSFNNPKKIKFIRDYDPSIPDVEFDQEKMQQAILNIVNNAVQAVDDSSHIYFKTRVTSNQTINGKRVKLSAQISIIDHGPGIPPHIQDTLFYPMVSGSPNGTGLGLSIAQTLINQHKGKLSCDSYPGRTEFIILLPLTEENFNDY; via the coding sequence CAAATAGATTATCAACAGCTGTTACCCGGGCAATTGGTAACAGCCGTGGTGATACTCGATCACAAACTCACCATCCAATATGCCAATCCCGCCGCTGAAGCTTTGCTAAACAGAAGTCTGAACAAATTAACAGGCCTGGCGTTTGAGTCTGTATTCAGTAATACCTCCATTGATAACGAGCGGTTACAACAACTGATGACCACAGGGCAGGAGTTTACCGACAGCGATGTGTTATTGCATATTGCCGGCTCTCATCAGTTCACCGCCGAAATCACGGTTTCCGCGGTAGAATTTGACCGCCAAAGACATGTACTGCTGGAATTTAAAAAAATTGACCAGCAAAAACAAATCAGCATAGAAGTCTTCCAGCAACAGCAGTGGGAGTCAGCCCGCGACCTTATCCGCGGCCTGGCCCATGAAATTAAAAACCCCCTTGGGGGATTAAGGGGCGCCGCTCAGTTGTTGCATAAAGAGCTGTCTTCGGGGCAGCAGGAATACACCACTATGATCATCGAACAGGCTGACAGGTTAACCAACCTGGTTGATCGCCTGCTTGGCCCTAACCAGCTACCGAACATGACCAAGCAAAATATTCACCTGGTGCTGGAGAAGGTGAACCAATTGGTAAGTTTCAATAACCCGAAAAAAATTAAGTTCATCAGGGATTATGATCCTTCGATTCCCGATGTGGAATTTGATCAGGAAAAAATGCAGCAGGCGATTTTAAATATCGTTAATAATGCCGTGCAGGCAGTGGACGACTCCAGCCATATTTATTTTAAAACCCGGGTCACCAGCAACCAGACTATCAACGGTAAACGAGTAAAGCTATCGGCACAGATCAGTATTATCGACCATGGCCCCGGAATTCCCCCCCATATCCAGGATACCCTGTTTTACCCTATGGTTTCGGGAAGCCCGAACGGCACCGGCTTGGGGCTGTCAATTGCACAAACCCTGATCAACCAGCATAAAGGTAAACTGTCCTGTGACAGCTACCCGGGGCGCACTGAATTTATTATTTTATTACCCTTAACGGAAGAGAATTTTAATGATTACTGA